In Afipia carboxidovorans OM5, the sequence GTTCGGCGCAAAAACCTGAACTATCCCGGCGTCGATCTGCCTGCATCTATTCCGAACCTGATGGAGCTTCCGGAACGAATGAAGATGCGCATCGCCTTGGCACATCATGAGGGAAGGCCGATCGGCGGCATCGCCTTCAGCGTGGTGGGCGATCTCGCCTATTACGTTTTCGGTGCGACGAGCGACGAGGCGACGGCGCTGAACGCCGGATACGTCCTGCAATGGCACGTTATGCGCTGGCTGCGGGAGAACGCGAAGGTGCGTTGGTACGAACTCGGCGGTCCCGGTGATCCGGGAATTCGGCAATTCAAAAAGGGACTCGCGGGCAAACGAGGCGTTCTGCTTGCGGTCCGGGAATTTCACTACTGCCCCGATGTGACCGCGCGCGTGGTTGTGGGAGGACTGTTTGCCCTCCGCGACGCGCGCAACAGAATCCAGCGCTGGCAGCGTGAAAGAAGGCCTTCCGAGGGAAGGCGCAGTAACTGAAGAGGAGTGAAAATGAAGACACGCAACTTTATGGCGGGAATTTTCGCAATCGCCTTCGCCTTGTGGTCTGCCGCTGCCATGGCGCAGGCCGATATGGCGAAGGGCGAGGTCAAGAAGATCGACGAGGCCGCTGGCAAGATCACCTTGAAGCACGGCCCGATCAAGAACCTCGACATGGACGAGGGCATGACGATGGTGTTCCGCGTCCAGGATCCGGCGATGCTCAAACAGGTCAAGGTCGGCGACAAGGTGCAATTCCAGGCCGAACGGGCAACGGCTGGCATCACCGTCACCAAGATCGAAAAGCAGAAATAGCACCCGGATTTTCGACGCCGTCGGACATTCTCGTTCGATGGCGTCGAGAAAGGTAGCACGCAGGAGTTTCGGATGGAGGGATCGTTGCGTCGTAACGATGCGGCCGATGCCGAGTTTTTCTACGACCGTCAGAGCGGTAGGCTGAGCGGGGCGGGCCTGGTCGACCAAATGGCGGTCTACGCACTGCAGGTCGGCTCCGTCGTGACGCAGCCCTTCGGACACCGTGGCTGCGGATGGGGCTGCGACATGGTCTCCTGCGCCGTCGCGCAACGCGATATCGTCGTTCGATTGAATCCTGACGTTCAATTTGCGATACCGTTTTGTGATCGGTACTGGAGCCGAATCCTCAACAGCCGCTATTACTACGAAGAAGAGATCGAGACGTTTCTGAGAAGCGTCGCCGACATCAAATACACCTTCGTCGATTGCGGGGCCAATTTCGGCTACTGGTCGGTTCTCGCATCGAGCGCGCCGTTCGGCCGCCAGACCGCCCTGGCGATCGAAGCCTCGCCCGGCAACGCCGCGCGGCTCGCGTTGAACGCCGGATTGAACGGCAACCGGTATCGCTGCATGAACGCAGCCATCGGCGGCCGAACCGGCGGTTTCGTGCGTGTCGCGGGACGACGACACGAGGCGTTCTCGACTTATGCGGTCAAGGATGACGATCCTGGAGCGGTGAGACGCGTTTCGCTCGACGGTCTTCTTAAGGACGATCTCGATGCACAAGCACCGATGGTCATCAAACTGGATGTCGAAGGCGTCGAGATTGAAGCCATCGAAGGCGCCAAGGCCTGTTTGTCCGGCAATTCGCTTTTGATCTGTGAGGATCACGGATCGGATCCGACCCACGGTGTCTCTCGTCATTTGATGAAAGACGCGGCGTTGAGCCTCTACATCTTCGACCCCGCCGCTTGGCGTTTCGTTCGGATCGACGGCCCGGCGGTATTGGATCGGGTGAAGCGATATCGTTGGGTCGGCTACAACGTTTTCGGCACGCGAAGCCCGATCTGGGAAGACCGATTGCAGTCCGCGCGATGGATTTGCCGATGATTGAGGGCGACATCCGGCGCGAACTGAATGCAGGTTCGTTCAACGAAGGCGCCGTCGAAGGTTGCGGGGCAGGGGACGTTTCCAGTTTCGTGGTCCGGAAGGCGCAAGCAGCCGATAGCGAAGCACTTGCCATCCTGGCGGATATCGCCGGAGGAGAGACGCTGGCGTTCATTGCGAGGGGGATCGATCCAACGGCGGATGCCCGGGCGATCTATCGCAAGATGATCGCAACCGCGACCGGTCTCTTTTCATACCAAAACTGTTTCGCGGCCGAATCCAATGGCAAACTAGTTGGCCTTGCGAATGCATTTCCGGCGCGTGCCATTGAGAATGAACAGCGCCACACCAAACCGACGGCGCGCGAGGAATATTTGGAAGCGCGGACCCGATTGAACGATCCGCGAAGCTATTTGCTCAACAATATCGCTGTGGATCCGGCCTGGCGCCGGAAAGGCGTCGGCATTCGTCTGGTCGAAGCCGTCATCGCGGAGGCGAAGCTACAAGGTTTTCGGTCGATCACGCTTCACGTCTGGGCCGACAACGCGCGCGCCATCGCCTTCTACCGCGCGCTCGGCTTCCGAAGCGTCCGCAGGGCAAAGATACCGTGGCATCCGGAACTTCCTCATGTCGGCGGAAGTCTCCTTTTCAGATTGAATTTGTGATGAGCCTTGAGACGGCATCGTTCGGTTCGTTCGCTCCGCCGGAGCGGAGCCGAAACAGAATGAAATCGCGGCAGGTCCTAAGAGCCACGATTGAGCCTTCCCATGCCGGATGATCGTTCAATGCAAATCCACCCGCCCGTGCTGACGGTAACGGAGAGAGCGATGGCAAAGGAAACATCACCCGCCAGGCGCGACCTCCGGCTTGATTTTTTCCGCGGCCTGGCGAACTGGGCGATCTTCCTGGACCACATCCCGAACAATGCGGTCGCCTGGGTGACCACGCGAAACTACGGATTCAGCGATGCCGCGGACGTTTTCGTGTTTATTTCCGGTTACACCGCCGCGTTCATCTACGCACGCAAGATGGTCGCACAGGGATATCTCGCGGGGACGGCCCTGCTGATCCGCCGGGTCTGGCAACTTTATGTGGCGCATATTCTGTTGTTCGTGTTCTACGCCGTAGCCATCGGGTACGTGGCGCAAAACTACGGACATTCTCACCTCCTGGACGAGTTCAACGTTGCCGGACTGATCGAACAACCGGTGGCAACGCTCGCGCAAGGGCTCCTTCTCAAGTTCAAGCCGCTCAATCTGGATGTCCTGCCCTTGTACATCGTGCTGATGGCGGGTTTTGCCCCGTTTCTAATCCTGATGATGAGAGCTCCGGATGCGGCGCTGGCCGCGTCGATCATGGTCTACGTGCTGGCGCGTCATTTTGGCTCGAATTTCCCTGCACATCCGTCCGGCGGGTGGTATTTCAATCCGCTGGCATGGCAGCTTCTGTTCACGATGGGGGCATGGGCGGCGTTGGGAGGCGCCGCCCGGGCACAGGCGTTGGCCCGGTCCCGAACGGTCCTGATTGCGAGCGTGGCATTCGTGGTTTTCGCATTCGTCGTAACGATCGGTGCTCGCTTTGGTCTATCGACCGCATTGTCGCCCGTGTTCGATGTTCTCAGTGAGAAAACCAATCTTGCACCCTACAGGATCGTTCATTTTCTGGCGCTTGCTGTGTTCGTTGTTCACCTCGTTCCGCGAGACTGGAAAGGTCTCGATTCAAAACTGGCTCGTCCAGTCATCGTTTGCGGTCAGAGATCGCTGGAGGTGTTCTGCATAGGGATTTTCCTGTCGTTCGTTGGGCATTTCATTCTGGAGATGTATTCAGACCGCCTGATCACCCAGATCGGGGTGAGCGTTGGCGGCGTGGTGCTGATGACGGCCGTCGCGCTCTATCGGACATGGTCCCGCACGCTTGATGCCCGCGCCCCCAAGGCATCGGTCACGCCCGTCGCAATCGGGTCGAAAGGGGAGAATGAATGACGAACCGACGGACTATCGCGTTTTTCGGCGTCGGCGCCGTTGTCGGGAAGAACGATGCGACGTCTCAGTCGTTTAAAGGGCAACCGGTAATAAGCCTGCGATCGATGCGGATTAGTATGCACGGCGACCGGGCTTGAACGAGGTCTTCATGATTGCCCTTCCTTATGACTACTTCCTGATCGTCTGGTTCGTGCTCGCGACTGCCTCCACGGCTTACGTTGCGTTCGACCAATTCAACGGGAATCCCGAACCAACAGTGATGAAATGGGGATTCATCCTCGTCACGCTTTATATGGGGCCGTTCGGTCTGCTGCTCTACGTGCTGGCGGACAAGGAGCCGCGTCCCGGTGAGCACGAGCAATTCACGTCGCCGCTGTGGAAGCAGGGGATCGGAAGTACCATCCATTGCGTCGCCGGCGACGCCACGGGGATCATCCTCGCGGCGGCGGTGACGGCGCTCATGGGCCTTCCGATGTGGATCGACCTGATCGTGGAGTATGTTGCCGGATTCTCGTTCGGTCTGTTCATCTTCCAGTCTTTGTTTATGAAGAAGATGATGGGCGGAACGTATTGGGAGAACGTGCGCAAGAGTTTCATGCCCGAATTCATCAGCATGAACGCCATGATGGCGGGCATGGCGCCGACGATGAGCTTTCTGATGATGGGCCGCGACATGCGCGCCATGGACCCGCTCGAATTGGTCTTCTGGGGCGTGATGTCGCTCGGCGTCATGGTCGGGTTTGCAACGGCATACCCCTTCAACGTCTGGATGGTGAAGAAGAAGATCAAGCACGGCCTAATGACCGAGCGGACCGGAGGCAAGGCCGCCGGGGCCTCGCAATCGCATCAGCATGGACACGGTGATACGGGACATCATGGCGGCGGAATCCAGCGTGGGAGCGATCACCGGATGGGCGGCGAGGCCACCGTCCCGCAGTTGGTCGCGTTGGCCGGGGTGACTTCGTTTCTTCTGATCTCCGGAATGGTGGTGCCGGGATTTTCGGTGAACTTGAGTCTGAGCGCCCGCGACGTCGACGGTGCCATCATGCCTCCGGGCATGATCAACACTTTCGATCTTCCGGGAGAGGCCATGAAGGACATGGCGGCGGTCAAGCCGAGACAGGTCCTCTACAAAGCGCCGCCCGATGCAAGGGGCGATCGTGTGCTCGAACCGCGCATCGAAGACGGGGTCAAGGTATTCGATATCGAAGCTTCCATCATCCAATGGAACATTCTGCCAGACGTCGCGGTCGAGGCTTATGCCTACAATCGCCAGGTGCCCGGACCGCGACTTCAAATGACCGAGGGTGATCACGTCCGCATCAACTTCCATAACGCGCTTCCGGAAACCACGACCGTTCATTGGCACGGGCTGATCCTTCCGAACGAAATGGACGGCCCGGCGAAAATCACCCAGAAGCCGGTGCCGCCAGGCGGATCGTACACTTACGAATTCACCGTCGGGCAGAGCGGTACGTATTTCTATCACAGCCACGACCATCCGGATCGCCAGCAGGCGCTTGGACTCTACGGTGCGCTGTTGATCGCGCCCAAGGATCCCGGCGCGGAAGTCAAGGCCGACTTCGACTATACGATCCAGCTGCAGGAATGGTTGAAACGCGAGTGGCTGACC encodes:
- a CDS encoding copper-binding protein, with the protein product MKTRNFMAGIFAIAFALWSAAAMAQADMAKGEVKKIDEAAGKITLKHGPIKNLDMDEGMTMVFRVQDPAMLKQVKVGDKVQFQAERATAGITVTKIEKQK
- a CDS encoding FkbM family methyltransferase, with product MEGSLRRNDAADAEFFYDRQSGRLSGAGLVDQMAVYALQVGSVVTQPFGHRGCGWGCDMVSCAVAQRDIVVRLNPDVQFAIPFCDRYWSRILNSRYYYEEEIETFLRSVADIKYTFVDCGANFGYWSVLASSAPFGRQTALAIEASPGNAARLALNAGLNGNRYRCMNAAIGGRTGGFVRVAGRRHEAFSTYAVKDDDPGAVRRVSLDGLLKDDLDAQAPMVIKLDVEGVEIEAIEGAKACLSGNSLLICEDHGSDPTHGVSRHLMKDAALSLYIFDPAAWRFVRIDGPAVLDRVKRYRWVGYNVFGTRSPIWEDRLQSARWICR
- a CDS encoding GNAT family N-acetyltransferase, producing the protein MDLPMIEGDIRRELNAGSFNEGAVEGCGAGDVSSFVVRKAQAADSEALAILADIAGGETLAFIARGIDPTADARAIYRKMIATATGLFSYQNCFAAESNGKLVGLANAFPARAIENEQRHTKPTAREEYLEARTRLNDPRSYLLNNIAVDPAWRRKGVGIRLVEAVIAEAKLQGFRSITLHVWADNARAIAFYRALGFRSVRRAKIPWHPELPHVGGSLLFRLNL
- a CDS encoding OpgC family protein — its product is MAKETSPARRDLRLDFFRGLANWAIFLDHIPNNAVAWVTTRNYGFSDAADVFVFISGYTAAFIYARKMVAQGYLAGTALLIRRVWQLYVAHILLFVFYAVAIGYVAQNYGHSHLLDEFNVAGLIEQPVATLAQGLLLKFKPLNLDVLPLYIVLMAGFAPFLILMMRAPDAALAASIMVYVLARHFGSNFPAHPSGGWYFNPLAWQLLFTMGAWAALGGAARAQALARSRTVLIASVAFVVFAFVVTIGARFGLSTALSPVFDVLSEKTNLAPYRIVHFLALAVFVVHLVPRDWKGLDSKLARPVIVCGQRSLEVFCIGIFLSFVGHFILEMYSDRLITQIGVSVGGVVLMTAVALYRTWSRTLDARAPKASVTPVAIGSKGENE
- a CDS encoding DUF4396 domain-containing protein, producing the protein MIALPYDYFLIVWFVLATASTAYVAFDQFNGNPEPTVMKWGFILVTLYMGPFGLLLYVLADKEPRPGEHEQFTSPLWKQGIGSTIHCVAGDATGIILAAAVTALMGLPMWIDLIVEYVAGFSFGLFIFQSLFMKKMMGGTYWENVRKSFMPEFISMNAMMAGMAPTMSFLMMGRDMRAMDPLELVFWGVMSLGVMVGFATAYPFNVWMVKKKIKHGLMTERTGGKAAGASQSHQHGHGDTGHHGGGIQRGSDHRMGGEATVPQLVALAGVTSFLLISGMVVPGFSVNLSLSARDVDGAIMPPGMINTFDLPGEAMKDMAAVKPRQVLYKAPPDARGDRVLEPRIEDGVKVFDIEASIIQWNILPDVAVEAYAYNRQVPGPRLQMTEGDHVRINFHNALPETTTVHWHGLILPNEMDGPAKITQKPVPPGGSYTYEFTVGQSGTYFYHSHDHPDRQQALGLYGALLIAPKDPGAEVKADFDYTIQLQEWLKREWLTYPAMLMEGALPNYFTINGKAYPSTDTVAMKVGQTIKLRFIGTNNNFVHPMHVHGGPFEVVAVDGVTLNQSARYQADTVNLGPGQRYDVVWTARKPGKWLVHCHIPHHTANNNVEQQGGGGLMLVLDVK